The following is a genomic window from Halobacterium sp. R2-5.
GACCCGCGGGTGCGCGGTTCGCGCGCCGCGCGGCCGAACGCGGCTACGACGTGGTCGCCTTCGAGCAGGGTGAACTCGGGAAGCCGCTGGCGTGCTCGGGGCACGTCAGCCTCGACGTCTGGGAGTACGTCCCGGAGGACGCCCGCGAGGAACTGTTCCAGAACGCCATCCACGGCGCGCGCTTCCACCTCGGCGGCGCGGACTCCGAAGCCCACCCGTTCTACAAGGACGAGCCGATTTCGAACGCGGTCGACCGCGTGCAACTGGACAAGGTGCTCGCGGACGCGGCGCGGGACGCCGGCGCGGACGTCCGCGAACGGCACACCGTGACGGCGGTCTCCGAGTTCAACGACCGCGTCGAGCTCACTGTGCGCGGGCCCGAGGAGACGTTCGACGTGACCGCGAAGATGGTCGCGGGCAGCGACGGCCCGCGATCGCGCGTCCGGGACGCCCTCGGCCTCCCCGACCCGGACGAGTTCCTGCACGGCGCGCTCGCGTTCGACCCCGAACCCGACCACGAGCGCTTCGTGGACGTCCACCTCACCGTCCCGGAGTTCTTCGCGTGGCGCATCCCCCGCGGCGAGGGCGGCGTCGAGTACGGGCTCGCGGCCGCGCCCGGCGAGGACGTACCGGCGCTGTTCGACGCGCTCGTCGAGGACTACGGCGTCGAAATCGAGCACCGCTGCTCGGGCGTCATCCCCATCGGACCGCCGGACACCGTCACGAGCACGCGCGGGTTCCTGCTCGGGGACGCGGCCGGCCAGACGAAGCCGTTCACGGGCGGCGGCATCCTCTACGGGATGACGGCCGCGGACTGCGCCGCGCGCGAAATCGACCCCGACCGGCCGCCCACGCTCACCAGCTACGAGGACGCGTGGCGGGACGAACTCGGCCGCGACATCCAACTGGGCCACCTCGTCCGCCGCGGGTACTCCGCGCCCCAGCCGGTGCAGCGCGCGGGAATGCGGCTGTTCGAGGGCGAAATCGGCGTCCACATGGACCAGCCGACGAGCCTCTTCTCGGCGGAACAGCTCCGGGCGTTACTCCGCTGAACCGTCGTAGGCCGGGATGCGCGCCGACTGGCCGGTGCAGTCCACGAACGGCAGGTCCGAGACCTCCGCAGACACGTCGCCGTCCTCCGTCTCGACAGTCAGGCTGCCGTCGCTGACGCCGTAGTCGACTTCCGCGAACGCGACTGGCCCCTCGCGCAGCGGGCTGACGGCCGCGCGCGTAATCTCGCCGACGTCGTCGCCGTCCCGAGTGACTGCCGCGCCCGCCTCGGGGAGTTCCTCCGAGACGAGCCCGACCAGTCGGCTGCTCGGCTGTCCCCTGTTCTGCACCTTCGAGACGACCTCCTGCCCGACGAAACAGCCCTTCTCGTAGTCGACGGCGTTGCCGAGGCCGAGGACGTTCGGGATCCGCCCCTCCAGTTCGGTGGCGAACAGCGGCGTCCCCGCCTCCAGCGTGAGCGTCTCCCACGTCCGCCGACCGAACGGCGTGGCGTTCAGCCCGCGCACGACGAGCGTCTCGAAGACGGGGCCGGCGTCGGCGGCCGCGCAGACGACGATGTAGCCCTCCTCGCCCGCGAGGTCGTCGTCGCGGATGACCGTCACGCCCTCCTCCATCGACCCGCGAACGAAGCGCAGCGGCTCTTCGGGCGGGCTGGCGCCGCCGAGCACGCTCGCGATCTTCTCCGTGGCCTTCGGCCCGTGCGCGCCGAACACGCCGAAACGGTCGGTCGCGTGCTCGACGTCGACGTCCTGGACGAACGTCCGCTCGCTCCACTCCTCGGCGACTGCTTCGCCCTCGCCCGCCGGGAAGAACACGAGCAGGCTGTCGCCGGTCGCGAACACGTAGCAGTCCGCGCGAATCCGGCCCTGCGGGTCCAGCAGGAGCGCGTAGACGCCTTCGCCGTCCTCCGTGGGGACGCGGTTCGTGACGGTGTCGTCGACGAACTCGTGACGGTCTTCGCCCTCGACGACGACCACGTCGAAGGCGTGCTCGGTGATGCCGACGACGTTGCGCACCGCGCGGTGCGTGCGCTCGGGGCGGCCGTACTCCTCCGGGAGCGCGCGCCCCGCGACCTCGCGGAACGACGCGCCGTGGTCCTCGTGGCGTTCCCTGACGACTGTCATTGGCTGAGAGTCGGTGCTCGTGCGGGTAAACCCACTGGGTTTACAGCCCGATTCGCCGGCGGATCTCGTCGAGGATCGACGGCTCCTCGGGCTCGTCCTCGTCCGGGAACACGCGGTCGTCGGCCCTGAAGACGGTGCGGCCGTCGTTCTCCTCGGCGTCGATGAGGTCGTCGGCTTTCAGGGACCCGAGCGCGTCCTCCAGGGCGTCGATGTCGGC
Proteins encoded in this region:
- a CDS encoding DUF6432 family protein, with amino-acid sequence MHVKPEYRDRGETEVAVLDALVDRPSEGMTLFELRSHVDADIDALEDALGSLKADDLIDAEENDGRTVFRADDRVFPDEDEPEEPSILDEIRRRIGL
- a CDS encoding geranylgeranyl reductase family protein; translated protein: MYDFAVVGVGPAGARFARRAAERGYDVVAFEQGELGKPLACSGHVSLDVWEYVPEDAREELFQNAIHGARFHLGGADSEAHPFYKDEPISNAVDRVQLDKVLADAARDAGADVRERHTVTAVSEFNDRVELTVRGPEETFDVTAKMVAGSDGPRSRVRDALGLPDPDEFLHGALAFDPEPDHERFVDVHLTVPEFFAWRIPRGEGGVEYGLAAAPGEDVPALFDALVEDYGVEIEHRCSGVIPIGPPDTVTSTRGFLLGDAAGQTKPFTGGGILYGMTAADCAAREIDPDRPPTLTSYEDAWRDELGRDIQLGHLVRRGYSAPQPVQRAGMRLFEGEIGVHMDQPTSLFSAEQLRALLR
- a CDS encoding aminomethyltransferase family protein, which encodes MTVVRERHEDHGASFREVAGRALPEEYGRPERTHRAVRNVVGITEHAFDVVVVEGEDRHEFVDDTVTNRVPTEDGEGVYALLLDPQGRIRADCYVFATGDSLLVFFPAGEGEAVAEEWSERTFVQDVDVEHATDRFGVFGAHGPKATEKIASVLGGASPPEEPLRFVRGSMEEGVTVIRDDDLAGEEGYIVVCAAADAGPVFETLVVRGLNATPFGRRTWETLTLEAGTPLFATELEGRIPNVLGLGNAVDYEKGCFVGQEVVSKVQNRGQPSSRLVGLVSEELPEAGAAVTRDGDDVGEITRAAVSPLREGPVAFAEVDYGVSDGSLTVETEDGDVSAEVSDLPFVDCTGQSARIPAYDGSAE